The genomic region GGGCAGAAGCTGAAGGGCTATGGCCACTGCGGCGTCTGTGAAGGCAGCGTTGCAGGTGGCGGAAGCGCTGGAAAGCATCGTCAGCTGCTGTGTGGGGCCCGACGGCCGGCAGGTTTTGTGTACGAAGCCCACCGGCGAGGTGCTGCTCAGCCGGGATGGAGGCCGCCTCCTGCAGGCGCTACACTTAGAGCATCCCATAGCCAGGTACCGGCGTCCTGCGCTCCAGCGCGTTAGAGCGTCCCATAGCCAGGTCCCCGCATCCCACGCTCCGGACCGTTAGAGCGTCCCATTTTCCAGCGCATAGAGGGGCACCCCTGGCCCTCTCCCTAATCTTGTCCGAGAGGCTGTGCTCCAGGGAAAACTGCCCTTGGTTGAGACCAGTGTACTCGGGGGTGTCGAGCGCTGCTCAACGGAACGCTCCCGGACGTCAAATTTTACCAACTCCCAGTAGCAGTTCTCACTCCTCTCATCCCCCCTCCATCTCTAGAATcttgaaatagaacaaagtaaCTTGAAAAAAGCCACGCTAAAACTAAGGACATCAAAGGAACAGTGTTCTCATTTTATGCCTATAGCTGTGAAAACATGGTTTCGACTTGATCCAGATCTAGGAAGGCAAGCCTTCTGAGTATCTGAgttgctttgtgttttttttgtacAGGATGATGGTGGCATGTGTTTCCAATCATCTAAGAAAAGCAGGAGATGGTGCTAAAACATTCATCATCTTTCTCTCCCATTTACTCAGAGGACTTCACGCAATCCCAGACCAAGAAAACGGTTCTTTGGTTTCCGAAAATTCTCAAACCCTTGGAAGGCATTGGAAAAATTGTTGTCGGTGGAAATTTATTTCCCAAGCTCTTCTAACGTTTCAGACACAAATATTAGACTATGTTATGGACCAATACTTAAGTAGACACTTTTTGTCCATCTTTTCTTCATCCACTAAAGAGAGAACATTGTGTAGGAACTCTTTAGAGTTGCTCTTAGAAGCATACTTTTGTGGAAGAGTGGGAAGAAATAATCACAACCTTATTTCACAGTTGATGTGTGACTACTTGTTCAAGTGTGTGGCTCGTGAAGGCGGGTTTGAAGAAGTGTTTGAGTTGGTGGGTGACTGCTTTGTAGAGCTGAACGTTGGTGTCACCGGCCTTCCTGTTTCAGATTCCAGGATCGTAGCTGGGCTTGTGCTTCACAGAGACTTTTCTGGGTACTGTCCAGCAGATGGTGACATAAGAATAGCGCTAGTAACAGAAACCATTCAGCCTATTTTTTCAACTTCCGGATCAGAGTTTATTCTAAATTCAGAAGCACAGTTTCGGGCATCTCAGTTTTGGATTATGGAAAGGACAAAAGCAATAATGAAACATTTGCAGAGTCAGAATGTAAAATTGCTCCTGTCTAGTGTGAAACAACCAGACTCAGTGATTTTTTATGCAAGACTGAATGACATATCGGTGGTGGAGTGTTTATCATCTGAAGAAGTTTCTCTTATCCAGAGGGTCATTGATCTTTCTCCCTTTGTACTACCGCAGGCCTCTTCACGGTGTGAAATCTCTAACACTGCTGTGGTGAAATTTTGTAAGCCCCTTGTCCTTAGATCCAAAAGGTATGTTCATCTTGGCTTGATTAGCAAATGTTCCTTTGTACCACATTGTCTAGTTCTTTGTGGACCAGTACAAGGTCTTGTTGAACAACATAAAGATGCTTTACATGGAGCATTTAAAATGCTTCGGCAGTTATTTAAACACCTGGATCTAAATTACTTGACACAAGCCAGCGACCAAAATTATACATCAAGTCCTCTTATTTATAAGAATAGTAGAGAAAGTAATCAGTTACCAGAAATTGTTAATGGCTCACTACAAAGGCCATATCAGGGCACAGTTGTAAAGAACAAAGATAAACTGGCAAAAACtcaaacatatttaaaagtatattcaaATTTGGTAGTTCCAAGtatagaattagaaaaacattttccatgttcGACACCAAAAGTGGCACCAGTGGATACATATCAGACAAATGAAACATTGAGATGTTTATCTCCAAACAAAACTGGGATAATTGATTACGGTGAACCATTTCCTGAGAGTAATTCTGCTAATTCAACAACAGAAAATACTAGAATAAAAATTTCTTATGAAAATTTACAGGTCACAAAAATTGCTGGCAAGGGGAGCATGTTACCAGTGAGATACAAGTCCCGAGAGATGTGTCCTTCCCGGAGTTACTGTTTCTCATCTATACCGGCAGGGAGTGTGTTGCCGGTGGGTGGTAATTTTGAGATTTTGTTACATTTCTATCTTCTCAACTATGCCAAAATATGCCAGCAATCAGAAGAAGCCACGGTTGGTGTGATAGTAGCTAATGCACTTTTAGGCATTCCCAAAATCCTGCATAAGTCTAAGAAAGGAAATTACAGCTTTCCACAAATGTATGCAAGAGCGCTCCACGCACTGCAGTCCGGTCAACCCATGGGAAGCAGGCAGACAGGCTTGGAATCGGTAGTTGGTAAATACCAGTTACTAACTTCAGTTCTTCAGTGTTTGACAAAAATTTTAACCATTGATTTGGTAATCAATATTAAGAGACAGCCTCAGGAAATTTGTGATCAAGATTCCGAAGAGGAACTATAAAACTGGAAGTTTTTTATTAACCAGAGTTTTACTCCAACTCAAGCTGTAAAGTAAGGCAAGCATGTGACCAGTGATTCTCAAGTCAATTCAGTCTAGTTAGGAAAACAGGATAACTTAAAAGTCCTTAGAAGAAGTATACTATGAGGCCACTGGACGTTCAGACACAAACACCAGACTGCGCTGTGGAACGAGACCGAGGGAGAAGCCTGGATGGGGGAGCCAGGATCTGAATGTGCTGTCTTCCGCCTTTATGTCCCTGTCCCTGTGTCTCCGCTCCTTCTTAGTCTGTGTGCCTGGGGGAAGGTGTTTCTTTATAGCTCTTGTACTTTCCAGTTTTTTTCACTCTCTTGTCCCTCATCTTTCTGTGTTTAGTTCATAGAATCATTTAATCTCAGATGTGGAGGGGATGTTCAAATGCCATCCTACTTTAATTGTTTATAATATAAAGCATATTATTTGCTTCATTTAAGATAATTTATTTCCCCTATTCATAATTTCTAAAGCAATGAATAAAAAGTCTTGAGTTTTTCCTCAAAAAGCATATAAATTAAGTTAGTTTTTACCTTTATATGGcccttgtttatttctatttcatgtgGAAAGCATGGATAGATTTTCACCATCCATACAGCCTGAAAATGTGTCACCAGAAATATGACTTTGTGCATCGTgaacttattttcatttctgtagctAAAAGTTTATTCCAGAAAGGATATgaaatttgtactttttattttctcctggtcCCTAAGAGCTTGTAAAAATAATTCAAgtatttgctgggtttttttgtgtTTGGTGCATGGCCAGAGTCCAATAGTAAAAAACAACttaagaattgtttatttctagtgtgaatttttaaatgtttatattttattttaaaggtttaTAAATGCAAATAATAGCTGTGGGTAAGGACAGTGTCTTCTgcttttagtagttctctgtgaCACCCAGGACAGTGCCACGTTGACGGAGGCTCACCTCCGAGATCTCGCGGGTTCCGTTCCAGACCACTGCGGTAATGCGGATGTTGCAGTAAAGTGAGCAACATggatttttttggtttcccagtgcatttAAGTTATGTTCACACTATACGGCAGTCTAGGTGTGCAGTAGTATTGTGTCTTAAAAATTGTAcgtacctcaattaaaaaatactatattgctaaaaaatgctatcATCTGAGCCTGCAGCTAgtcatctttttgctggtggagggtcttgtaaaaaacgcaTTTTCTGCCAAGTGCAATAAAGCGAAGCTCAATAAAATGAAGTAGCCTTGTGCCAAGTGTTCAGAAGCGCTTGTGGAATAAAACCGTTATCTGCAATCTCTTCTCCTAAATACACGTTCCCAGTTTCCTAATTCAATAAGTTCTGGCTGAGCGCTTCCTCTGTGCCAGATGCCGAATATTCTGTGGGAAACACAGATCGGTTCCTGCCTCTGTGCCCCTTCCCTCAGAGGGCACTGGATAGACAGGGACACTACTTGCGTTGAGATTAAATTTaggaaaacataaaacatttaattacAGTTAAACTTGAAAGAGTGCTAACTAGTGTATTAAAAACTAACATCCTATCATGCAATATCTCACGATCTCctacattaaatataatttaagttTTGAAAGTTTTATGCCATATGAtaacattatttcatttctctgaatgtGGAGAGACTAAATTCACTCTCCTACTGAATTCATAGACATGTGAGCCTGCAGTAAAATTGCGGTATAATTTTtcccattcactttttttttcagttgcctGTCAGGTCATCTGatagttttgctttattttgtcgTTGTTGTTTCTAAATACTCCTCCATCACTGAAGGCACTCAAAGACTTTTCCAGGCACACCTTGCACACGGCGGGCGTTTTCTAACTAATTTCTAGGCTGGGAGCCCCTTTGTGAGCTGGGGCTGGGTTTCTGTACGTTTGGCTTCTAGTCTAATCTCCGACGCACAATAgtcaataaatgtctgtggatGAACTCTGTTGAATGAATTAGCCGTTTGGTCCTCGTTGATGAAGTCATAATTATTTCTATCAGACTTTCATGGACAAAGGATCTGTTTGGGGGAGAAGACGCAGAAAATGTAGAAGAAGTCTACACAAAgcaatctttcttattttaattttttaaaatccctcaAAAATGATGATAAGGCTTTCATGGGTTGTCCTTTACAGAGAAAGACCAGGGGGTTTCCATCACTGGGCTAGACAGAAGAGCGCTGTAAAAATAGAACTCCATTGTACTTAAGCCCTCTTCCACAGAGGATGTGCAGTGACCTGCAACAAGAACAGACAAAGTTATGtcagtgtcgcaatccaatgtacccatcaggatagatgcggagagggctgatggccactctgagtttattatagccagcgtttcaatatatacataactTACAGCTGTTacacatacacaggtgttctggatgacgTAATTAGCGAGTGCCagttcttagtgatttctcaaggagccctccctcggcctctgttttgatattatcatgtttttgctgtgctcgtatatttttatctcagagcaggcaaggcctcctaggcaagggctcctcctgctcccgatatcgatatcgtgtctccatctgtgcccccggggcGACtgatgcctggcttaggttgcctccccctggaggtcttacccgtcattggctaaccggccttctcacctccgggtcacagtttgttggcaagccttttccagtgattattaacccttcctgcatcaggggtggCTACAAGTTAcggtaaaatctgaataaaaattaaGGAATCAAAACCAAAGGAAATGTGAAGATGATTAAAAGTCAAGAGCATGTTCCTgttttctgttgctgcataaTGAATAACCTTGAAACTTAGCAGATTTAAATCACTATGTCTTCACCTCTCATGGCTCTGGGAGGGGCCTGGACTGAGCTGCTTGATGCCCCCGCTGTCTCCTGTTGGTTGAGGCAGTCACAAAGGTCAGCCGCAGTTCAAGGGGAGGGAGCGCAGTTCAAGGGGAGGGAGCGCAGGCTCCGGCGCTCCACGGGAGAATGTCAGTGTCACAGCTAGGGAGGCGCGGGCGGCGTGAGATGCATTGAGGCAGCTATCTTCGGAAAATACAGCCTGCTACAGcatgggagggagaagagggcaaATGCGTATTAGCTTCTCGGCTGGGTTCTTCACATGTCAATCTACCTCCCACAGGCATGTTTTCCCCAATAAACTTTATGAGCTTCCTCACtctttctcattgagtcagcatAAGCCATTTTTATCCCCTAAGCAAAAGGCAGTAAGGAGTTGAACTTGACCATTTCTGAGCTGCTTTAGCCAGGAGAGCTATGTAATCATGGAAGTTATCACGGTGTCCATGTTTCAGACtaaaggggagggggagaggaataCAATTTGAGCCTGAACTTCTATCAGCAATTACCCATCCCCTCCCAAAAGTAGAATGTGTCTTTCCCATCATCACAGCACAGCAGAAACCATCCATGTATATGGTTCACGTATGtatgatatacatatattcattgcAGCTTTGTAATAGGAAGAGACTGATAACAGCCTAAACCCTATATGGACACACAAATGAAAGGGGTGGGGACAGTGATGGGGGGAACATACATaaggaagagatggaaaggcGATTTCTCAGTGTGTATGTCCTTTTGATTTTTGAACCATTTGAATACTACCTATccaaaacttaaataaaaattttaaggtaGATTTAGAGCAGGCACACAGAGAATGCTCCCCAAGCAGTAATAAAGTAATGAGGTTCCTGATCTAAGAGAATGCGAGATCAACGTGGAAGGAAAACTATGTGAGAGAGACAGTGACAAATCAACAGAATGttgacaaaagaaaagagatacgACCCAGAGGGAATACTCTCTTGGCTATACCTAGTTTGGGATTTTCGCACCAGTCTGAAGACATTCTTCCTTAGCAGACTGCTGCGAACCAAGGATGAATGCCAGCCAGCAGCAGGGCGTGCATTTCCTCGGGGAGTTTCCACAGCCTGGCTCACTCTTATGCAGACTCACCATCAGATATTGTCAGCATGTTGAGAATGGCTTTGTCTCAGGAGCTGACTCAAACCAAACTTTTGAGAGTTATCAATTTATTTACAATGAGAACTGTCCCAGGAACTAGAATATTCCACGTTTATATGACCAATCTTTCCTTTATGGGTGGACCTGTATGGAAAGTCAAATAATAATCAGGTGGTTGCTCCGTAAGCATggaatcagaaaaagagaaatcaggtGCATGATGCTCCTCTCAGTCCGTTCACGCTCCAGTtccccagaactcagtcctgccCCTGTTCTCCACCTGCCCTTACTTCCTACGCGGTTGTATCCAGGTCCACGACTTGGGTGCCACCACATACTGATAAgtccaaattttatatttttagccaACCTCCTCTCTGAATTCCCAACTCGTTTATCCAACTGCCAATCCAGTCTCCACTTGGATGCTCACTCCTAACATGTCCAAaacaggattgccatttcccatcCCCTAAACCTGGCTCTCCCACGCTGTCCCCGCTCAGTCAATGGTGTCACCAATCTCCCACTTGCCCAGGACAAAAACTGAGAGACGCTTTGAGTCCTCCACATCCCACAGCCGATATATCAGCGAATCCTGCTGTCTTCACATAAAAAATAGACGTCAAATCCACCTGTTTCTCACCATTGCCACTCAGCCCAAACCACAGCATCTCTCCCCGACAGGAGCTTCCTGATGGTCAttgcttctctctccttgtaCTTCTCTAGAGTGATTTACCCCCAGCTTTttgtttagaaaaattttaaacccacaaaaaagttgaaaaaagagTACAACAAACACCCATAGACCCTTCATCTCAATTCGCCAACAACCATTTTACTCCCTTtgccatgtgcacacacacacatgaacatacATTTTagtgaaccatttgaaagtaagttgtaGACGTTATACTTTACCCCTAAATACCTCAGGATGTATTTCCCATGAACAAGGACTTTCCCCTACATTCCTGAgtgattctttttaaatgcaaatcatatcATTCCATTCCCCTGTTGGAAGTCCTTCAAAGGTTTTTCCTTCGCACAAAACGAAATCTAAATTTATCAGTGTCTACAAGGCTCTGCATGGACTGTCCCCTGCCTGTCCCTTAGATCAGCCCAAGTCGTTCCTGGGCCTCGGAAAACTCCGGAACTGTGAACTGGCGAGATCTCTCTCCGTCTCTCGTCTGTGATTCCAACTTCATGTCTGAGAAGGAGGTTTAATTGAAGAATCTCTATTCAGTGGCAAAGAATATGGACTACTTTGGTTCTCCCaataactttgttttttagagtCTCAGTTCACCCTGGAGCTGGAAAAAAATTAGCAATGCCAAGTAACACCACGTGGGTCTTTTTTGGCTAAATTAAGCCCATTCCAGTGACTGCTTCTAGAGCTGATTATGAAAATCTCAGTCTCCTGTGCAGTTCACAGCCCTTCCCCCAGAGGGCAGCTCAGCTGTTGTGACGTGGAGCCATTGGCCTCTCTTCTCTTGCCTTTTCCACACCATTCTCCTACCCCTCCCGTCGGCAGCTGCTTTGGAAATCCAGAAGCAGCCCCGAACCTGCAGCGACCCAGCCTGCAACACCGCGCGGGCCCCCCGCCGCCTCTGCGTCAGCGCGAAGCCCCTTTAGGAGGCAGCACGCCGTGGCGCAGAGAACACGGCCTTTAGGGCCACACGCCGCGTTTGCATCCTGGATGTGCCGTTTACTAGTTGCGTGACCTCAGACAAGTCGCTTAAACCGACTGTACTTTGCTTCCCTGGTCAGTTGCGTGTTCCTGAAATGCAGTTATCTGTTGTAACAAATTGTCCTCAAGCTCAGCAGCTGGAAGCGGCAAGCACGTTCTCTCACACAGCTCCCGGGTCGCGAGCCCGGGAGCAGCTTGGCCCTGGGCTTCTGGCTCAGGTCTGTCCTAGGGATCAGGGAAGGGTTGGCTGGGCCGCAGTCCTGGAGAACTGACTGGGGCTGAAGGGTCCGCTTCATTCGCTGACGTGGCTGTCGGCAGGAGGGCTCCGCTGCTCACCGCATGGGGCCCGCCAGAAGGCTGCTGCTGTCGCTGACCGCATGGCAGCGGGCTTCCCCCAGCGGGTGATCCAGAGGGAGCAAAGGGAAGGTTCCGTGCCTCTTACAGTACTGTCACTTCTGCCGCGTTCACTTCGTTAGGAGTGAATCCCTGAGTCAGCTCATGTTCAGGGGGAGGGGAACTAGGCTCCACACTTTGGAGCGAGGAATGTCAAAGAATTCCTGGTTTAGGATCATCACGTCAGGGGCTGGGcccacagcctagtggttaagttcagtgcacccagctttggcagcccaagtcgttcctgggtgtggacttatacCGCtggttggtggccatgctgtggtggcaacccacatgcaaagtggaggaagattggcacagatgttagctcagggagatcttcctcagcaaaaaaaaaaaacaaaaaaggagaggaagattggcaacagatgttagctcagggcaaattttactcagcaaaaaaaacgaTCATCACATAAGTAATACAGCAATGATAATATTGATCTTAACATTTCAAGGGTGATCTGCACCCTTGAAAGAATCAAAAGTAAACATCTAGAACAGTATCAGCTTCAAAGTACGTATCATTTACTGAGTCTTTATTgagtaaatatattcatttaCTGAGTCTTTACTACCGTGCTGTATGCTCAGCTTACGACCGTGAGCAAAACCCAGTCCCCGCCTTCATGAAGCTCACAGTTTAGTGGGAAGATGGACGCTAAtcaaataacacacacacaaatgtacaaTCTGTACTTTGCGTACACAACACAGCGCAGAGGGATGGAACTAGTTaggaaaggcttctctgaggacgTGACGTTGAGGCTGAGATCTCAGGGATAAGTAGGAGTTGGCTGggtgcagaagaaagagaagagggtcCGGGCCAAAGGGACGACGGGTAAGGCTTACGGGTGGAAGCGAGGGGAGGACAGGGCGCCAGGCGAGGCTGTGCGGTCGGGGCGGGGGACGCACTGCGGGCGAGGGCGGGAGAAGCGGCCGGGAGCCAGCCTCTGTCTGCTTATCTGTCTCTGACAAAAGACgagaaaagaagacattttatCCGCTTTTGCGGGATTGGCAATTGCCAGGGAGTAGAGTAGGGAGCAGGAGTTGACTCCAAATGGGCGTGGAGGAACTTTCTGGAGAGATGGACTGACTGTTCTGTACCTTTATTGTGGAATTGGTGACAAGACAGTATGCATTTGTTGGAACTCATAGAACTGTGGACTAAAGAAGGTGAATTCCattctatgtaaattatacctcaatgaaccTGAGTTGAAAAAAATACACTTTGATGCAGGCACTTTTATGGAGGGGTCCCGCAACATCATGAATCTTCCTGCAATATGGGTGTGGGATTTCTTCCAAACGGTGTTACGTCCTGAGGTATCCACGGAGAGCTGTCATAATGACGTTTAACCTCCCCGGGGTGCGCTGCAGCTAACACCCTCGGTTGATGAGCGtgagctgtgtgtgtgcgtgtgttttgtgGGGAAATACACACATCTCAAAGTAAactaaatatactacaaagtaaACTTAAACTAAAATTACAAAGTAAACTAAGTATACTAAATATACAAAGTTGGCATTAAAAGTAACTTGTTTCCACAACTATTTAAAGCATGAAGGGAGGGAAAGTTTCAGAGGTAATAAATCAAGTTACTTTAATGCAAATGCTGACTTTTTGGTTGCTCTATTTTTACTCTGAAAAATGCTGCTATATGAATACAGTTCTAAGATCAACAATGATGCTTAACAATGGAATTTAAGAGACTATTATTTTGTTACAAAACCACTAACAGATATGAAGCAAAACAGGTTTTCCGGGCTCAGGGGCTGATCCAGGGCCATGGTCTCATCCTCAGGCAGACGCTGGTGCTGGTGCCGTTAAGCTTTCATGAGATCAAAGATTCGAGAACAACactgtgttcattgcagcttgGACTTCACCTTAAACAGCTGAGCCCCTGAGAGTCCCAATATAAGATGTTAATGAAAACGCAATGGTAGTGTTCCATTGTTTAAATATACtcagtttatttattctttacaaaGCAAGAGGAAGGAACAGCCTATCACCCACACGACactgtggatgaatctcacagacgaCAGAAGCCAGTACGAAAGTGCGTCTTGCAGGACTCCATTTGTATAAAGTACAAAACCTGGCAGAACTAGTCACTGGCATCTCAGTCAGTATGGCCGTCCCCTCGCAGAGGGACGGGGAGCTCACGACTGAAAGAAAGCTCACGTGATAGGGATTTCCTGGTCCAgacaatgttctgtttcttgatctgggagCTGGGTACACAGGTGTGTTCAGTGTGATATTCACTGAGCTGCACATTTATGATATGTGcacttttatgtatgtatttatacttcaataaaaatttttttaatacaaaagaaaCATATGGAACAACCACAGGAGATGTGTGCCCTAAAACAGAAAACTAGAACGTCACCACACTCGCCACGATCAGGATGGTTCGAACAGAAGGCTGCTAACACGTGACCGCAGAACTGTCCTCCTGAGGACAGCCACTTCTTTGAGCAGGGGCTTCAGGAGGCCACATGCAGGGAGAGGTTAAGGAGCAAAGGAACCCCAAATCAAACCTCGCCCGCCATCAACGAGGTGACACACATCACAGCCCCATCACCCTTGCATTCTCGTGACAGGGTCTGAAGTTTTACATAACAAATCCAGTTGCTTAAAAACTGACCCACACACTAACGTGTGAAAATGTTTGAGCATAGCATCTCTCATTGGAAGCTGGAAAATCTGTTTTCTAGTATTTCTCATGATTTCACTATTTATAAGCAA from Equus asinus isolate D_3611 breed Donkey chromosome 4, EquAss-T2T_v2, whole genome shotgun sequence harbors:
- the BBS10 gene encoding BBSome complex assembly protein BBS10 → MATAASVKAALQVAEALESIVSCCVGPDGRQVLCTKPTGEVLLSRDGGRLLQALHLEHPIARMMVACVSNHLRKAGDGAKTFIIFLSHLLRGLHAIPDQENGSLVSENSQTLGRHWKNCCRWKFISQALLTFQTQILDYVMDQYLSRHFLSIFSSSTKERTLCRNSLELLLEAYFCGRVGRNNHNLISQLMCDYLFKCVAREGGFEEVFELVGDCFVELNVGVTGLPVSDSRIVAGLVLHRDFSGYCPADGDIRIALVTETIQPIFSTSGSEFILNSEAQFRASQFWIMERTKAIMKHLQSQNVKLLLSSVKQPDSVIFYARLNDISVVECLSSEEVSLIQRVIDLSPFVLPQASSRCEISNTAVVKFCKPLVLRSKRYVHLGLISKCSFVPHCLVLCGPVQGLVEQHKDALHGAFKMLRQLFKHLDLNYLTQASDQNYTSSPLIYKNSRESNQLPEIVNGSLQRPYQGTVVKNKDKLAKTQTYLKVYSNLVVPSIELEKHFPCSTPKVAPVDTYQTNETLRCLSPNKTGIIDYGEPFPESNSANSTTENTRIKISYENLQVTKIAGKGSMLPVRYKSREMCPSRSYCFSSIPAGSVLPVGGNFEILLHFYLLNYAKICQQSEEATVGVIVANALLGIPKILHKSKKGNYSFPQMYARALHALQSGQPMGSRQTGLESVVGKYQLLTSVLQCLTKILTIDLVINIKRQPQEICDQDSEEEL